A single window of Pseudarthrobacter defluvii DNA harbors:
- a CDS encoding MFS transporter, translated as MPSRSSRPWPPDSLPAWALDRALWLSLLILAAGIVLRSLPVPGFIWAGTILIGVAIAFLNVLVPSLVKRDFPLRVSQVTGSYTATQAAFAAVGAAVVVPVAQTSPAGWRLALGVWVGLALIAMAVLLPWLRRHRTSAAHAAQAEAAYRSPWGSALGWQVTLFMGLQSIAFYVLMAWLPTIEQSRGVAATTAGVHLSVFLLISVFASLGAGGILHRGSDQRLVSFTGGALAFVTFLGLALAPDLILLWVVLGALGCGSLIVIALSLFSLRSVNHPQAAALSGMAQSVGYGLAAVGPVAFGALHDATGEWTLPLLVTAGAMAVLALMGLLAGRDRVIRESSDRRGSGQTVR; from the coding sequence TTGCCTTCGCGGTCTTCTCGCCCCTGGCCCCCGGATTCGCTTCCCGCCTGGGCCCTGGACCGGGCACTGTGGCTGTCCCTGCTGATCCTCGCCGCGGGCATCGTGCTTCGTTCCCTGCCCGTGCCTGGCTTTATCTGGGCGGGAACGATACTGATCGGCGTGGCCATAGCGTTCCTCAATGTCCTGGTGCCCTCCCTCGTCAAACGGGACTTTCCGTTGCGGGTCAGCCAGGTCACCGGAAGCTACACCGCCACCCAGGCGGCCTTCGCAGCGGTGGGGGCCGCCGTCGTCGTTCCCGTGGCCCAAACGTCCCCGGCGGGGTGGCGGCTTGCCCTGGGAGTCTGGGTGGGACTCGCCCTCATCGCCATGGCGGTGCTCCTCCCCTGGCTGCGCCGGCACAGGACAAGCGCCGCGCATGCTGCCCAAGCGGAAGCCGCATACCGGTCACCCTGGGGCTCAGCCCTGGGCTGGCAGGTGACGCTGTTCATGGGACTGCAATCGATCGCTTTTTACGTCCTGATGGCATGGCTGCCCACCATCGAGCAAAGCCGCGGGGTGGCAGCCACCACGGCCGGCGTGCACTTGTCTGTTTTCCTCCTGATCAGTGTCTTCGCCAGCCTTGGGGCGGGCGGGATCCTGCACCGGGGTTCGGATCAACGGCTCGTATCCTTCACGGGCGGGGCGCTGGCGTTCGTGACCTTTCTTGGCCTGGCACTCGCACCGGACCTCATCCTGCTGTGGGTCGTTCTCGGCGCCCTCGGGTGCGGCAGCCTTATTGTCATTGCCCTGTCCCTGTTCAGCCTCCGGAGCGTGAACCACCCGCAGGCAGCAGCACTGTCCGGCATGGCCCAGTCCGTGGGGTACGGCCTGGCCGCGGTGGGCCCGGTGGCTTTCGGCGCACTGCACGACGCGACCGGAGAGTGGACCCTTCCGCTGCTCGTCACCGCCGGCGCCATGGCAGTGCTGGCGTTGATGGGTCTGCTCGCCGGCCGTGACCGCGTGATCAGGGAATCAAGCGATCGGCGCGGTAGCGGTCAAACAGTGCGGTGA